AACTCGTTGCCAGAAACGATAATTTGCCCTTGCTGATGTTCTTCAAGACGGTTGATACAGCGAATCATGGTGGATTTACCAGAACCAGAAGGGCCACAAATTACGATCTTTTCGCCTTTTTTAACATCGAGGTTGATGTTTTTCAGTACGTGAAACTCACCGTACCACTTGTTCATATCCTTAATTTGGATCATGTGTTCTTGTTGTTGCGTCATAATACGTCCTTGAGCTTTCTGATTATCGTTTGTGACCGGTATGAAGTTTGTTCTCTAGCCATATCGAATATCTCGACATGCCGAAACAAAATACCCAGAACACTAACGCGACAAATACATAACTTTCTGTTGCAAACCCAAGCCATTCTGGGTCAGTGTTTGCTGCTTGGCCGATTCCTAGCACATCAAACATACCAATAATTAGTACTAGACTGGTGTCTTTAAACAGCCCAATAAAGGTATTTACAATGGATGGAATGGTAATCTTCAATGCTTGAGGAAGAACAATCAAGCCCATTTTCTTCCAGTAACTTAGCCCTAATGCATCAGCCGCCTCATATTGGCCTTTAGGGATTGCCTGTAATCCACCACGAACGACTTCCGCCATATACGCAGCACTAAACATAACCACACCAATTAAAGCGCGAATAAGTTTGTCGGTTTCAGAGCCTTCCGCAAGAAACAGTGGAAGCATTACTGATGCCATGAAAAGAACCGTGATGAGCGGTACGCCACGCCAAATCTCTATGTAGACGGTACAGATGCTTCGAATGATTGGCATTTCAGAACGTCGACCCAGCGCCAGTGCTACACCAATAGGGAGAGACACAACAATACCGACAAGCGCTATGATTAGCGTAACCAGCAATCCGCCCCATTTGTGTGTTTCTACCACTTCTAGCCCAAATACGCCACCGTAGAGCAATGCTGCGATGATAAAGGGATAGATGTTGACGAAGAAAAGCCATATCCACAAACGTTTTGGAGTCTTCTCGTAGGCTAACAATACAGTAAAGATTGCTAACGTAATGTAAAAAAGGCGAGGGCGCCAAAGCTCTTCTTGAGGGTAGAATCCGTACATGAACTGTTCCCAGCGTACACTGATAAATACCCAACAAGCGCCATCACGCGAACAGGCATCACGTGTGGTTCCGACCCAGTCGGCTTTTAAAATTCCCCAATCGAAAACAGTCCATAACAGTGATAAGGCAAGATAGGCCAAAATCACGGTCAGGATCGAATTTACTGGGCCATTAAACAGGTTTTTACGTAGCCAGCCTACAACGCCCACCGTATTAGCTGGTGGTGGTAGATCTGGCTGAAATTGATGTATCTTCATGCTATCTCTCCACCAAAGCAACTTTACGGTTGTAGATATTCATCAGAGCAGAAGTAATTAAGCTCAATGATAGGTATACCGCCATGGTCATTGCGATAATTTCAATCGCCTGGCCAGTTTGGTTAAGAGTTGTACCAGCAAATACGGAGACCAAATCTGGGTAACCAATGGCCATCGCCAATGATGAGTTTTTGGTTAAGTTCAGATACTGACTGGTCAAAGGTGGAATAATGATTCTCAACGCCTGAGGAACAATAACCAGTTTCAACGTTCTAGAACGAGGGAGGCCAAGAGACATCGCGGCTTCAGTTTGACCGTGGCTGACGGCATTAATGCCTGAACGAACAATCTCTGCAATGAAAGACGCAGTATAAATACTTAACGCAAGCAATAAAGCAGCAAGTTCAGGGATGATGCTGACACCACCTTTAAAGT
This sequence is a window from Vibrio coralliilyticus. Protein-coding genes within it:
- a CDS encoding amino acid ABC transporter permease, with product MKIHQFQPDLPPPANTVGVVGWLRKNLFNGPVNSILTVILAYLALSLLWTVFDWGILKADWVGTTRDACSRDGACWVFISVRWEQFMYGFYPQEELWRPRLFYITLAIFTVLLAYEKTPKRLWIWLFFVNIYPFIIAALLYGGVFGLEVVETHKWGGLLVTLIIALVGIVVSLPIGVALALGRRSEMPIIRSICTVYIEIWRGVPLITVLFMASVMLPLFLAEGSETDKLIRALIGVVMFSAAYMAEVVRGGLQAIPKGQYEAADALGLSYWKKMGLIVLPQALKITIPSIVNTFIGLFKDTSLVLIIGMFDVLGIGQAANTDPEWLGFATESYVFVALVFWVFCFGMSRYSIWLENKLHTGHKR